TAAGGGCCGGCTCCAACCTCTGTGGATGCTCCCAACTTGAAAAAGTAATGGGTGCCACTGGATAACCCCCGCACCGCAATACTGGTGATGCTGCCTGTATGGTAGAGGAAATAGAAACAAATGTTTTGGAGTGTGTAATAAGTGCAATAATGTTTGTATCTGATTCTTATTTAATTTTTAGGGAGGTGCAAAAAAATCATGAACACATGAATGGTCATCTCTTGTGATGGAGATCCTGAAGTGTTTACTTCCTTACCATCCTGAGAAAGGTTCGTCCACATATGCTCAGGTTGGCTCAGGTTGCTGCTGAACAGGATCCTGTAGCCTATGATGACACCGTTTGGCTCCAGCGGAGGCCGCCAGCTCACCAGCACTGAGGACGAGTCGATGGTGGTCAGGCGCAGCTCCTGCGGCGGCGAGGAAGGCCCTGATGGAGCCAGAACAGGAGGGAGTGAGATGTGAGTGCAGCAGTCGGTAATTAAAAGCCACAAATAAGGTTCTCAGCTggggtacgtgtgtgtgttttgtcttaGTGGGGGTTTGGAAATGCTATGCGACAACCATCTGCGTCCTCATATTGTAGCCACCTGGGTACAGCCCGAAGAGTGGGAGGCAAGGGAAGCTAGTTTGGCAGTGGTCATTTCATTTGAACACACAATCTCATATTACCTGCCGAGCCACACTTTGATTGACAGCCATCCAATACATTAACATCTCACTTTCAGACTTTCAGACAATTTCAGACATtagaaaccatccatccatctgtccgtcctTCCCACCTTCCCTATTCATTCCATTCAAATATACAATCGACCCCCGCTTCTTCGGACGTCACTTTCCCAGTCTTTTAATTGTCCGGACAACGTCCGGGGTCCGGACGATTGTCCAACGCAGCCGTGCCTGTCCAAAAAAAGACAACTTTGGCAGGTGGCTCTCGCGACAGACGACGTTCAGTTCAGACGCACATCTGAACTGGTGTCACAaatgcaacagcagaagtcacactgattctcAGGTCTGTTATTTGTTGCAAgtccatgcattgtgttggattTGATCTTTGAACaaagtgatgttcatgcacagcttCCATAGTCATCCatatcttgaatttgaaaaaaataatgcactAGAGGGGTTCGGCGAATGTGCTTTTAAAACTGGAGTGGTTGGGTACCTCCAGCAAGAACCACTGCCGGGATGAACCCATGGTTGCGGACCGCTGCTGTACAGTACTCAATTTTCAATGTCCGAACATGGCCCACTCTGTATTAATCTGAACAAATGAGGGTTGTATATAGTATATCTTTTCATTTGTAAATGAAGAAAACACTCACTGTCAGTGAAGGTGGACTCTTCCACGATGCCGCTGAAGGGTCCCACGGCATCGATGCCGTTGGATTGCACGGCCAGCTCATAGCGGGTGAAAGGCTTCAGCGCCCCAATCAGAATCTCTTGAGCAGCACTGCAACATCACATGTCAAGTATAAAAAGTCAGTAAAGAGTCACTTGAAAGTAGAGGGTGCAGTGAAAACACTTGACTGTAGTACAAAGACTGCTTTAAACATAGAATCCCTGTCTCGACCCCGAGAGGCCAAGACGAGTTATTGATGATGCAAATGATGAGACATCCAGGCTCACCTGGTGTGATATGTGACCAGCGAGGCGTTGGTGGTTCCGGCCGGGCTGCAGCGCACCGTGTAGTTGATGATACGCACCGTGCTGAAGCGAGGTTTCTCCCAGCGGAGTCGGATCGATGTGGAACTGTTGGCCGTTGCCTGAATGCTGCTCGGTGGTAAAGGGGGCGGCCGCATGGGTAGCGAGGATGCTTGAATGTAAAAATATGCAATTTTTGGGATGTGGACATTTCTGCCTGATTTAAGGCAGCCTTTGGCTCTGAAAAATTGAGCATCATGAAAAATCATGGGTTGTGAATTTCTCAAATAATTTGATCCATAGCTTGGAAAATTGATACATGGAGTCTCATATAATTTAATTGGAAGGATTCAGTTTCAGTGAATAGCATTcctaattttttttaactgcgtGTAAACACTTCAGACTAGGAAAAAACTTTGAATTGGGGTGCGCTGTTATTCTTACCTTTATCAGCCTTTTCGGTCCTTCCTTTCCACACTGCAGCAGAACCATCTGCTTGCTTGTTGAACGCCCAGACTCTCACTTCATATTGCTGGTCTGGAACTAACACAAACGTATAATAAGGAACAAGATTTGTGAAGTAGTGATTCATAAGAGTAATCTCTGAGGCTTTAAAACAACATGAGAGCATCTTACCCAGTCCGGTGAGGAGATGGTATCTGGTCTTTTTACGAAGCCTGACCACGTGTGTCTGGGTCGTCTTCTCCCCGTCGGCGTCCACCTCTCGGCAGGTTAGCTTGTAGCCCGACACAGCCGTGTGATTTGGCGAGGGCTGCCATGTGACGTTGAGCTTGTTAGCTTGCGCTCGCACTTGCAGTTCAGTAGGAGCGAACATCACTGGACATGAGAGAATAATTGTTTTAGTGTCCTGGCAGGTTGACCAATTACCTGAAAGCTATGTTATGTAGATTCACTAAACACAATGGAAACACTTTTCAAAAGGTCAATTCCTACTTTATTTCTGTATTAAAACCATTTGGATTATTCTTGTCTATAATTTCTTATAATTGCACATTTTGAGGTGTTAGCTCTAAGCTATCAGGTCACAGACTCATTTTGACCTGTTACAGTAAAACAAAATGGATTTTGATGACATGGGACCTTTGATTGGATTTAGGTGGACAAATAGTTCAGACATTTTACATTACTAATGACAACTCTAGTGGGACATTTATTTGCACAAGGAACACATTTCTTGCTTTTTGGTAGTGTTGTTATTTTGGGCTCCTTGAAAGAACAGAGATGGAaattcaaaaagaaaagaaaaaaagagaaaaacagaACACCTGGACAATAGCCAGAAAATTTCCTCAATGTAGGATAAGTTAAATGGAAAATGAACAGAATTTGTCGAGTCTGATAATCCTTCCATCTTCTAATGAATGGCTTCAAGCGCCCATGCGGCCAACACATAACTCTGCGTGCGTCTCATTGTGGTGGGCAGACACTTTGCTGACTGACACCTCTTAGCGTGATATTAAATCCAAATGTTCATTATGCTTGCTCTGAAGAAATTAATAAAGCGCCTAACCTAGCTGCATTTTCCCCCTAAATTAACACGTGCCCTACATTTTATCTGCTGTGAGTGGCTGACAAGCTGATGCAATTTCTGCCAAGGCTGGCAGACACATTGTTCCGTGCGCATTGTTCACGCTGCCGACTAATGTCTGAGTGCTCGGATGGTAGCTTCACTGTAATGAGTGCGTGGCACGTTGGGGCAGGGATgaggtgggtggggtgggggggggggggggggtattcttGCAAGTCAGACCAAACCAACCAGGCCGCGTTGTGAAACTTAACACGACAAAATATGCCTTTCttcaataaaacaaacacataaaTCCTCCACCCAAGATGTGGGAATTCCCACACAAGTCCGAAGTCCACAGGCTTACCCATGCGGTGGCTGGTGTGGTTGTACTGGGCCAACGTCTGGTGCTGAGCCCACTCGGACGGGACCCCGAAGCCGACACCTGTTCCAGCTGCTATTCTCAATCTGTATGCCTGGTTGGGCTGCAACTCCCTGAGCGTGAACTGGGTCTCATTACCGCCCACCTCCACTGAGAAGACGGTGTCCGCTGTGGGAAAATAGCATTGACTGGACTGGCTCATCTTTATTGGAGTCAATTTTGAAACACTAACTTGTGTCTGAACACTGCAAAAATTCCACTGGATATTTTAACAAAAACAATATGTTAAACTGGACAAAGAAAACTTAAAATAAGCAAAAATATCTGCCAACAGAACAAAAAAGTTTTACGTGACaagatttttgaaaaaaataagaaaataatacTAGGCCCATATCTACATCAGTCTTGAAACTTAAagcaatataatttaaattaaaaaacgaGCAAATTCAACTTatgaaacttaaaacaagtaatataatttaaatttaaaaataagtaaATTCAACTTGTGAAACCACACTTCAGGTTCTTTCGTTGTTAAACAGTCATcttaaaatgtgtttgttttaagCCTCATAGTACTTAAAACTAGCTTTTACCTTAACAGAGAAAAACCAGCAAATTTAGGTTGAATTTAAGAAATGATATCTTACTTAATATTTCACTTTTGAAATCTCATTcagttaaagaaaaacaaagtgacCTGGCGTTCATTATTCACAAGACTTTCTCACCATTATCAAGAGAGCTATACTCGATACGGTAGCTGGTGACGGCCCCTCGACTATACTGCGAGGACAACGGATGCCACATCAAACTAATGTCCGTCGGCGACGTGCTGGCAATTGACAGCTGAGGGGGCGCGCTCGGCACTGGAAGACAAATGAGGCCATAAAGTCTTTCCAGGCACGAGAATAACAAAGCCAGAATACAGAATTGAGATTCATCTCTCGCAGGTATACTACTTACCGTCCTCGAGCATGTCAACAGTAACGGGCAGGGACGGGCGACTTGCTCCCATGGGGGAGTAGGCCACCACGAAGAAGGCGTACGCCGTGTGGGGGAGAAGATCCCTGACGAGATATTCCGTGGTGTCGTTGTTCATCGCAAACTGGTACTCCACGTTGTCTGTATCTGAGCAGTAATACAAATCAAGTGATGACAGCACGACACGAGTATGgtcccaattttttcccccccacctgcGGCTCGCTGGCAGTGCACAGAGTAGCCGATGATTTGGTCCGAGTTGTACTCTGGTTTCTCCCACATGAGCAGGGCGGTGGTGCTGGAGTAAGGGGTTACCGAGAGGCGTTGAGGTGGGCTGGGGAGGCCCTCCCTCACAATGACAGTGAGTTTGGCGGTGGCGCAGGCGGTGCCCAGGCCGTTGTCGGCGATGCATTGGTAGTAGCCGGCGTCCTCCAGTGCCAGCTGATTGATAAGCAGGACGCCGGGATTTTGGATCTTGGCACGACGCAGGGAGCGGATTGGCTTGCCGTTCTTCAACCAGCGCAACACCGGGGTGGGCTCTCCGGAGCTGTTGCACACAAACCTGGCCGTGTTTCCCCGGGAGAGAGACACCGTCTCCGGTGGCTGAAGAATGACTGGAGGGGCTGGTGAGACAGGCAGACTTGTGTCCCAATCATGTTTTGACCTACATTGCtctatctggaaaaaaaaatgcttgagtAATCCCATCTCCAGGTTTCATTAATTTAATGCCAAGTGGGTCCAGCCTTGAGAAAGTCTTTTATTACTGGACTTCTCTTGTTTTTTTCCAGGGCCTATTACATTTTGTAGCCTATTGTGTCGCTGGAATTGGTTCAAACAAATGGGAGCTATTTCTTGACTGTGTTCCCTCCCTAGAGAATCGTTGGCATAATAGCAAATGTTCTGTTCAATTATTTGCTGCCTTTAGCAGTAGAGGCTGATATAAACAGAGGTTAAGTGACAAACGTGGAATGAAACTAAGAAAACGTGGTGACAACTACTGTTTTACTAAAATGTCAGTTTTATAAGTGCTAAGTAATATTTTCTGTTGGCACAGCTTATATTCTTCATGCACAAATACAGCTGGTTTAACTTAATTTGACATCTACTTCATTGTACTTATGTCTACCAGCTtatcaaaaaatatattatattttggTCAATATTGCTGTTCAAATTGTTATGGTACCATGTCTCCCAGACCTGTCACTTGTGGAACACAATTACAGCTCCACACTGTTCAATTATTTGCTGACTGATGCTATCAAAACCCCGAGAGGCATTTGTCACTTACCAGGCACATGCAGTACAGCAGCAGCGGTAACAAACTCCCTGGTGCGAGGCTTGTTGGCCCTGCACACGTAGATTCCCCCATGGTGGCTCCTCGTGTCTCTGATCACCAAGTTAGTCGCGAGGACAACCACGTCTGTGGAAATGGGCTTCCCATCTGATCAAGCAAATAAACACTTTTAGTTATAAGAAGCCACCATCCGGTGATCTGTTGGTTTGTTGGGTTAGAATACTAGCATACAGCTAATAAAATACATAGAACAAAACGACAGTGGTAAAAATATGTGGGAGAGTTTTGTGTGCTTGAACTTGACATGACAAATCACCTATGGAAAGCACCGCATAATAGAACAATGGAACAATTGAGATGTCATTCATTATTTGTGAAACTTAGAGTTTAGAATGCACACATTTCTGGGAAGACAATGAGTGAGTAATCGACAGCAGAGGGGATGAAGGCCGATTATTGTGTCAAGGCATGGGGTGGTTTACCTAGTCTGCTCCAGGACACCAGCGGCTTGGGTTGGCCCTGCGCCATGCACTCCATCACGGCTGGACGGCCGAGCACCACCGTTGCGTTCTGAGGCGGAGCCACGATCGTAACTCTGTTCAGGGCTTCTGCGGAGCCTGGAGAAAAGGACACAGTAGTGCTCTCTTGAAATCACTTGATTGTTATTGTTCTTTCAGCCAATATCATAATTTTGACGAGGCTCTCCATATCGGTTATCCTCCACTACTAACAATATTCTCAGGTACTGTCGGGGGAAACTTGAACAACAACTATAACACAAAGCTCGGCAGCGGACCGACCTgtgctgacagtgagccgggacGCGTGACTGATATCCCTCCCGGCAGAGTTGGATGCAACGCAGCGGTAGGCGCCCTCATCCTCCCTGGTAACCTCCAGAATCTGGAGCACACCATTAGGAAGGGAAATGAACCTGCTTCACACAAGGGGAAGATGAGAAAAAGAAAGACGAGTTAGAAGCTCAATACAAAACAACGCACGGGGAGTCGACACGGCCGAGTCGAGTCGGCAGGATTCCGGCTGTGTCCTATCAGGGCGTCGATAGTCTTTGTTAAAGAAGGAGACTGTTGTGTGCAGTCACAACGTGAGTTATGACTGGACTCAGTCGAGGTCTGCTCTATGAAGACGTTAAATTGAAAGATGAGCTGCAATTCCCCATGGTGTCCAGTATGAATCTATCATGATTACCATATTGCTGAAAATAAAAGCTATATATATTTGGGGACAAGGGTTCATTTGTCACACAATTTTAAACAATGTTATTAACAAgtgaaattaaaaacaaacaaaaagttcCTACTGTGAACCCATGTTGATTGTCGAGGAAACGTTTTAGAATTGTTCAACACACAAATTGAACttcttaaaaacatttaaatttaaACTTTTTGAGAATCGATTAATCTCTTATTTGGTCGAGTAATTGATGATTCAGATTTTAAAAACAAGTTTTAGTTTCACAGAGGCTGTGCAAGGACATTGCTCTGCGAACATAAGAATAACAATTATTACTTTCCTAGTATTAgtcgttttattttgttttcaggtcAGGTATACATCGAATCAGTGAACACTGGCCAATTTCCAGTTCACTATTTAGAATTTTTTACGCAGTTGAATCTATCCACTGCATTTACTAAAACACTTAGTTGCACTTTGGTTAATGCTCTAAGATGCCACGAGATGGCGCCAAACCTGAGGCTTACCGGAAAGTAGCAAGTAGTTTTAAGAACCAATTCTCAGCATGCTGCTTTTCGAATTCATGTCAATCGGTTATCATCTGGCAGACAATGCAAAAAAAGGAAGAGGAGTTTCACCCAATAGTCCTTAATGAAGTTCCACTCCAAAAATCATGAGGTatcaggaaatattcgttaaaaccAGAGAACCCAAGGATGGACATTACAGAAACAAAAAGAAGGTAAAATAGGACAGTGGATAAAACAAGCcaacaaagaggaaaaaaaaaaaaaaaaaaaggggcgcaTCATACCAACAGTgatggaagacaaaaaaaaacagctcttaGTGACAGGCCATTAGCAACGGCTGAGGTGGCAGAGCTTCATCTCACCCTCGAGCCCTCATAAGTGTCAAGCTGCTTGCAGGTCATGCGGGTCTACGGCAGCCATTAGTGCCGAGTCGGGCGCGAAAAATGCTGAAAACCACCAATAAATGGCCGAGACAGACCGGCTGCTAGCAAATAAGTTGCGTAGCTGCCCAAAACATAAACAACACGGCAACAAACAACTATGTATCATGTAAGATCGCCTTTAAACTTATTTGAACATGTGGTGACGACTCTAAACTTTCATTTATCTGAGAAAACTTTGACAAATGAAATGTGCCTTCTCCTTCTAAGATATGTCGCCCCAATATTAAACGATTCAATacatatttcaaaatattttgaacatGAACAATTCGATAAGGTCCAATTCAATGCACTCatcttttaaatccaaaatatgGTTCTACGATTCAAACAGTAAGAGTAtgccaaaaaacacattttgattaccgtattttctgcagtataaggcgcaccggattataaggcgcactttcaatgaatggcccattttaaaactttgttcatatataagatatatacatttggcttgCGGGcaggactttggacatgcctgctgtagtggctcaatattggtccatatataaggcgcacctgattataaggcgcactgttggcttttgagaaaactggaggtgtttaggtgcgccttatagtctggtaaaTACGATAATATTAGCTACAAATAGGCAAAACAGTAAAAGTTTCAAACTGTTTCTTCTCATATACAGACATTTACATTCATTACATTTACGTGTATTACTTAATATGTTCTGTGTGGCTCTGTGACATCCCATCAAATTCTTAAACCTTAAGTTAATAACCTTTGATTGACAGGAAAAAAGGACATATCACGTCATCTAATAGAATTATGGTGTTAGTGGTTAAAGGTTTCCTAGCAGCATTTATCACcttgaaaatacaatttaaaaaagagaaaaatgttAGTAATGGAAAATAAGCCCATCATATACGGTGCATTGTATTACATTCATTGTATTCATCAAAGAGTAAAAATCACTTAGCTGAATTATCTTGATAACCAAGGTCATAGCACAAGCATAGAATGGACTTTATTTTACCATGCATTCAAGTCATAAATTCCATCAGACCCCTCTTGGAGACATTTAATAGAAAATGTGATGCATTACAATTTTGTCATTCAttaacaagaacaaaaaaatttaaacACTTGACATTAATGGAGTTTTAGCCAAATGACCAACATGCATCACTCGGGAATTGTCTGACTGCGAACAGTCCAGGGGATGACATTCACGGGCACATCCGTATAAAAGTGGATCATTTGCAGTCTAGACATTGCTACTTTATTGATGAATCAATTGGGCTTCTGCGGCACAAATCAGCAGCAAATCTCACAAACACAGACAAGCGAGTGAATACCATCGGTGTCGTTGCTTTATAAGTCTTAAAGCAACAGATATTTCAACACAATCGGTGGCGCACTTACAGTATAGGGGGCCAATATCAGGCCTCTATTATTCATCTTTTGAGAAAAGCGACTAATATTATTGCTACCGCCTCATTTAGACAAAATGccatcaaaagacatttttgtatttgtgtgtgggCAGAtgcatataataatataaaggtCACGCGATAAatggatacacacacacatatatatttttgagtTACAGCAATGCCGGAACCCTGAGAGACGGGAAAAACAGTCGAAGAAAGATAATATGAGACATGATAGCAATTGAAGCTGAGTCACCTTGGGTCCTGGGGGACAGTGACTTTGTCCTTTTCCCAAGTAATTACAGGTGTGGGCACCCCATCGATCTGGCACTCAAAGCGAGCAGCCCCCCCAGCAGGCACTGTCTGAAGTGAAGGTTCCTGACGGAAGGATGACAGACCTGCGAAAGGAGAGCATGTCGGTTACACGATGTGATGTTGGTCGTTCGCCAGGTGACGCGATGCAATTATCTCAAATCCCTTTCCAACAGCGCCAATATAGGAAGAAGATGAATTCGAATGGCAGCGTGGTCAGGCATTTCCGACATCCAGTTGTACCTTCTACCTCAATTCACAAACAAACGAAGAGTGTATTTTTCTTATATCATTCAATTTATAGAGACTCAGAAGAATGGAAAATGTGAAAACAAATTATCAGAATACTTGAGGAATATGAATACAGTGGGGCTGCAATTAAGACTTATTTTGATAATAAATAACTCAGTTAATTACATTGTGAATTGTTTATTCATACAAACATTAACATAGTTTATCTTCCTCACCTTGCTAATAAAATTAGCCATTTGCACTTGAATGTTAATCGTGCACACAGGGATCATTGACTTTTGCCTCTGAAACATCATTCTTTTTAATAAGGCACTTGTTCTCAGCTTTGGTTTCTACCAAATAGCAACTTTCAAAAGTTTTCTCTGCACCGCGTTCAGACTAAGTGAAGTTAAACGTTGTGATTGGGACAAAGCGCTGGGATTTAATCTAGTGTGGCGGGATTACTTGGTCTCTTTAGACGGAATTTGTTGGCAGGGCTCCAGTGTTCACAGCTTCGCACTTTCACACGCAGGGGGGAATGTTTTCTGCTAGATGACGCTGAGCACTAGGGGGCAGCACTAAGCACGATGACTGGGGGGTGGATTCAAAGAGATTTTACCTTTGACCCCTTCCTGTGGGCTTTTTTGAAGGGGGGAACAAAACTATTTGGCCCGCGGCCCTTTTGGAAACACAAGAGGGAAATTCCAATGTATTCATTCCTAactaaaatgacactttgacaATCATTGAATGATGTTTTTCAGTCTGTTCTACCAAGTATCAAGTACAAAAATAATATTAGATAATTGGTACTAAAGTGGTGTATTTTGATTTTACTTGTAGTACTGGTGAAGTTAAATTCTCTGCTAATTGTGCAGACTCATCAATTCTAAGTGCAAAGTGCGCAGACGATTACATGTTTTTTGTCTTTGGCTAACAGCCAAACGGTTTGCACATTTTCTAAAACTGATAATGgaaagagtgtgtgtgtatgtgtgtgtgtgtgtgtgtgtgtgtgtgtgtgtgtgtgagagagagagagagagagagagagagagagagagagagagagagagagagagagagagagagagagagagagagagagagagagagagagagagagagagagagagagagagagagagagagagagagagagagagagagagagagagagagagagagagcatatTGGGCATATTTTTGTAGCTCAGGATGAATgtcattttgtgatttttgatGATTTGAAAATAATGTGATCAGATCAGGACAACTGTATTTTTAATGTGGACGAATACTCAttatgttagcatgttatttacaAGTTACAACAGCTTGACGCTGGACTGAATTAtttcccaaatatttttttttcatttgagagCTATAGATGAATTGAGTTTGTTCTTTGAGATGCTAGTTTTCATCGCATAACCTTTTCATTTAATAACTCACAATTGGCCGACTGAGACACCATTATTCTTAACAACTGGACACAGcttaaaaaaatcttttcagAGAACTGGCATTGATTTTTGTTTGGCAAACTTTACAGGACAAGCTGATGATTAAACTTCAGCTTCCATCTATTACATCATTATGTAAACACATCAACTATATCGGcaccaaagtgtgtgtgttaagTTGAGTGTGTAAAGTTGAACAGCTGACCAGAGAGAGGGCACGGTATCATCTATTAAATCTTTTCCCAAGACGCAATGCATTGTGTTTTGGAATTTATCGAGTCCACCAGAGTCCTATCAGAGCTCGCACCCTTGCATACATGTCATATCATTTACATGTTCTTCTAATGGTTTTTAATGGCTGACACCATCGTAATATTTGCAGTATGACTTCACCCTGTCTCCGTGTCAGTGTCAGCCAGCGGCCCCACTCTTTGGCCCCTTAGCTATCGGATTGCAGctatttgccccccccccactcccaccTCCACTTGTGCAAGCATCCATTCAATGACCTCTTTTTTTTGAGTGAGTGATAAACAATGAAACCCAATCAAACATTGCGCTGGTTTGGTATGAAAATGTGGAGCAGTAACTGGGAGTACCGGGACAGACGGATGTGATGGTGCCAAGTATCAACTTGAAAAATGGAGCCAAACCCTCATTTGATTTGTGGGAGGTAGTGTTGATAAAATGTTTGACGGAGTGATTTAACAAATTATATTAGCTAGCTTGCTAGTAGACTACAACATGCTAACCATTTCATCATCACAGGAGCAGATATGTGCTATTAATTAGAACACCAGAAAAGTGAATTTATTACCCGGTTGTCAACAATGTCTAAATTTCCAACATATTTTGGAATCAGTttactggatgaattttcagataaGCCGATCTCCACTCTCGGGGAGCACGCAAAACGGATTTGAAACCTGAATTTCACAACTGTGATGCAGATGAGCTAGGCACTAAATCACATCTTC
This genomic window from Syngnathus scovelli strain Florida chromosome 4, RoL_Ssco_1.2, whole genome shotgun sequence contains:
- the igdcc4 gene encoding immunoglobulin superfamily DCC subclass member 4 isoform X1, encoding MAVESTPWLICVLLLFCAPSKQDKPVSVELSCGAGPSHVVLEPGSPLTLDCNLGASDTPLNITWLHEGQPLPPEGSDSRQYVSDSSLLLLLFAEDGASPRALEGGYSCMSTSAHGALTSRTVNVLLASLSSFRQEPSLQTVPAGGAARFECQIDGVPTPVITWEKDKVTVPQDPSRFISLPNGVLQILEVTREDEGAYRCVASNSAGRDISHASRLTVSTGSAEALNRVTIVAPPQNATVVLGRPAVMECMAQGQPKPLVSWSRLDGKPISTDVVVLATNLVIRDTRSHHGGIYVCRANKPRTREFVTAAAVLHVPAPPVILQPPETVSLSRGNTARFVCNSSGEPTPVLRWLKNGKPIRSLRRAKIQNPGVLLINQLALEDAGYYQCIADNGLGTACATAKLTVIVREGLPSPPQRLSVTPYSSTTALLMWEKPEYNSDQIIGYSVHCQRAADTDNVEYQFAMNNDTTEYLVRDLLPHTAYAFFVVAYSPMGASRPSLPVTVDMLEDVPSAPPQLSIASTSPTDISLMWHPLSSQYSRGAVTSYRIEYSSLDNADTVFSVEVGGNETQFTLRELQPNQAYRLRIAAGTGVGFGVPSEWAQHQTLAQYNHTSHRMVMFAPTELQVRAQANKLNVTWQPSPNHTAVSGYKLTCREVDADGEKTTQTHVVRLRKKTRYHLLTGLVPDQQYEVRVWAFNKQADGSAAVWKGRTEKADKASSLPMRPPPLPPSSIQATANSSTSIRLRWEKPRFSTVRIINYTVRCSPAGTTNASLVTYHTSAAQEILIGALKPFTRYELAVQSNGIDAVGPFSGIVEESTFTDRPSSPPQELRLTTIDSSSVLVSWRPPLEPNGVIIGYRILFSSNLSQPEHMWTNLSQDGSITSIAVRGLSSGTHYFFKLGASTEVGAGPYSLVKDTHTPPDQYELDIHAVTGIIVGVCLGLICILLCMCFSFRNTKTSGGSGGLDSTAVTPQYRRGGYPSPSRAPECGDCHELETLMPSTGQESSAEAPEEQSLMVSAPVCVSCIDCGASHHHRHLQAAWNGSISHNWANRITRYRDTVTEDSPGFIAGEPGVTNNADCLSASPSNNQVEAEVIVHSEISDPPGEKVKADCQRVKDCKATRGPSLEQTEENLPGKQSGPSQQSPISPAAEEPEAVLAGLKRDSALTNGFHSPKSPRPLPKSGENGDVRCCPSAQAKTKSSSLTPVPFVTSGLVHPTSVAHGYLCP
- the igdcc4 gene encoding immunoglobulin superfamily DCC subclass member 4 isoform X2; amino-acid sequence: MAVESTPWLICVLLLFCAPSKQDKPVSVELSCGAGPSHVVLEPGSPLTLDCNLGASDTPLNITWLHEGQPLPPEGSDSRQYVSDSSLLLLLFAEDGASPRALEGGYSCMSTSAHGALTSRTVNVLLASLSSFRQEPSLQTVPAGGAARFECQIDGVPTPVITWEKDKVTVPQDPSRFISLPNGVLQILEVTREDEGAYRCVASNSAGRDISHASRLTVSTGSAEALNRVTIVAPPQNATVVLGRPAVMECMAQGQPKPLVSWSRLDGKPISTDVVVLATNLVIRDTRSHHGGIYVCRANKPRTREFVTAAAVLHVPAPPVILQPPETVSLSRGNTARFVCNSSGEPTPVLRWLKNGKPIRSLRRAKIQNPGVLLINQLALEDAGYYQCIADNGLGTACATAKLTVIVREGLPSPPQRLSVTPYSSTTALLMWEKPEYNSDQIIGYSVHCQRAADTDNVEYQFAMNNDTTEYLVRDLLPHTAYAFFVVAYSPMGASRPSLPVTVDMLEDVPSAPPQLSIASTSPTDISLMWHPLSSQYSRGAVTSYRIEYSSLDNADTVFSVEVGGNETQFTLRELQPNQAYRLRIAAGTGVGFGVPSEWAQHQTLAQYNHTSHRMVMFAPTELQVRAQANKLNVTWQPSPNHTAVSGYKLTCREVDADGEKTTQTHVVRLRKKTRYHLLTGLVPDQQYEVRVWAFNKQADGSAAVWKGRTEKADKASSLPMRPPPLPPSSIQATANSSTSIRLRWEKPRFSTVRIINYTVRCSPAGTTNASLVTYHTSAAQEILIGALKPFTRYELAVQSNGIDAVGPFSGIVEESTFTDRPSSPPQELRLTTIDSSSVLVSWRPPLEPNGVIIGYRILFSSNLSQPEHMWTNLSQDGSITSIAVRGLSSGTHYFFKLGASTEVGAGPYSLVKDTHTPPDQYELDIHAVTGIIVGVCLGLICILLCMCFSFRNTKTSGGSGGLDSTAVTPQYRRGGYPSPSRAPECGDCHELETLMPSTGQESSAEAPEEQSLMAAWNGSISHNWANRITRYRDTVTEDSPGFIAGEPGVTNNADCLSASPSNNQVEAEVIVHSEISDPPGEKVKADCQRVKDCKATRGPSLEQTEENLPGKQSGPSQQSPISPAAEEPEAVLAGLKRDSALTNGFHSPKSPRPLPKSGENGDVRCCPSAQAKTKSSSLTPVPFVTSGLVHPTSVAHGYLCP